The genomic interval ATCGCCTACATCGTGCAGTTGATCCGGCTGCGCCGCTGGCCGCCGGCGAAGACCCTGGTGACCCTGGTCATCGGGGCCGTGCTCACCGGGGCGTGGTGGATCACCAACTACATCCGGTTCGGCGTGGTGCAGCCCGAGGGCGCGTCCGCCGAGCAGGCCCTGGCCTTCGGCCCGCCGCGGCCGGACGGCGTGCCGATGGACATGGACCGGTTCTGGACCAAGGTCTTCGAGGTGATGACCGCGCGGTTCTGGGGGTCCCTCGGCGTGCTGGAGCCGCCGGCGCCGCCGCTCTGGGGCACCATCACGCTGTGCGCGATCGTCGTGGTGTCGGCGATCCTCGTCACGGCCCTGCTGGCGCAGCGCCGGTTGCTGCTGTTCGCCTTCTACCTGCAGTTCGTGCTGCTGGCGGCGTCGATCGTCTACGAGAGCTACTCGAGGTACCGCACCTCGCTGGGTATCGCGGGTCTGCAGGGGCGCTACTACTACCCGCTGCTGTTCGCCGTCGTCTTCCCGGTCGCCGTGGCGATCGCCTGGCTGCTGCGGGGCGGCGCCCGGTGGACGCCGGTGGTGACGGCCGTGCTCGGCACCGCGGTGTCGATCTGGTTCCTGCTGATCATGGCGTTCTGGCTGTGGATCCCGTTCGAGGACGCGGTCACCCCGGGCACCATCAGCGCCGGCGTCCGCCGGTTGATCGCCTTCGGTCCGCTGCCCGGCGTGCTCACCGCCGGGCTGCTGGTGCTGATCGCCGTGCTGCTCGTGCTCGGTCTGTTCCTGACGATCCGCGGGGCGATCCGCAGCGCGCCCACCCGCTTCTCGACCGAGTACCGGGCCGAGCTGGACCGGGCGGCGGCCGAGAAGGACGCGCAGCGCACGGACGAGACCCCGGACGGCCCCGGCCCGGCCGGTGCGCCCGCGCAGGTGCCCGCGGCGCTCTGAGGTCGGTGGCGGGACGTCGGTGGCGGCCGGTGCGGACCTCGCTGTCGGGGCCTCCTGCGATGCTGCCGGCATGAGCGACGCCGACCGCAGCGACACGGACCGCAGCGACGCGGACCGCGGCGATATGGACCGCGGCCACGCCGCCCGCACCCGGCAGTCCTACGACACCGTGGCGGAGGCGTACGCCTCACTCACCCGGGACGCGGTCACCGAGCAACCGGTGCTGGCCGCGGTGCTCGGGATGTTCGCGCACCTGTCCCGGGCGGCCTGGCAGTCGGACGGCCCGCCGCCGGTGCTCGACATCGGCTGCGGTCCCGGTCATTTCGCCGGTCACCTGGACGGTCTGGGACTGGCGGTCACCGGCATCGACCTCTCCCCCGGGATGATCGGCATCGCCCGGCGGGACCACCCCGGGCCGCGGTACGCGGTCGGATCGATGACGGCGCTGCCGTGCCCCGACGCCGCCGCGATCGGCGCACTGGTGTCCTGGTCGATCATCCACGTGCCGGACCAGCAGCTGGATCCGGTCGCCGGCGAGCTGCGTCGGGTGGTGCAGCCGGGCGGGATCGTGGCCGTGGGCTTCCATGTCGGGGACCGGACGAACCACAGGACCGAGGGGTACGGTGGCCTGCCGATGGATCTGGATGTGCACCTGCGTCCGGTCGAGGTGATGTCGGATCTGTTGCAGCGCCACCACTTCCACATCGAGGCGACGATGCTGCTCGACCCCGGGCGAGCCACGCCCGGCGGCGTGGTGCTGGCCCGCCGGACCTGATCCCCCGGACGACCCGGTCGGACCGACGTCGGCCGGGAACGATCGGACCGCCGCCGGCCGCCCTCGACATCCCGTCCGCCGGACCGCGCCGATCAGGCCGGCACGGCACCGGTCTCCAGCAGGGTCTTGAGGTCGGAGAGCAGTTCCGGCCACCCGCCGCTGATCATCCCGCGCAGTTCGCCGTCGGCGTCCAGGTCGTCGTGCACGACCGTCAGCTTCACCTTGCCGTCCAGCTGCTCGATCTCGAAGGTGACCTTCGACCGCGGCTGTGCGAACAGCCGGGCCCGCTGGTCCTCGGGCATGTCGACCGTGGCGGCGAACTCGGGTGTCATCGTGTGGAAGGTGTACGAG from Nakamurella alba carries:
- a CDS encoding class I SAM-dependent DNA methyltransferase is translated as MSDADRSDTDRSDADRGDMDRGHAARTRQSYDTVAEAYASLTRDAVTEQPVLAAVLGMFAHLSRAAWQSDGPPPVLDIGCGPGHFAGHLDGLGLAVTGIDLSPGMIGIARRDHPGPRYAVGSMTALPCPDAAAIGALVSWSIIHVPDQQLDPVAGELRRVVQPGGIVAVGFHVGDRTNHRTEGYGGLPMDLDVHLRPVEVMSDLLQRHHFHIEATMLLDPGRATPGGVVLARRT